One stretch of Actinacidiphila sp. DG2A-62 DNA includes these proteins:
- a CDS encoding LAETG motif-containing sortase-dependent surface protein, translating into MTGAAMIAAVAIGGVVFASPASAHTSDWSVTCDSVSVHLKDYNKRVTNSVTLKIVGGEGALADNPDFGSTFTYTGALPPHDAPLQVRLVVTAGDGSRYNVDQVKTSQPCEKPPTTPPPTTTPPTTAPPTTAPPTTAPPITVPPTTTAPPTTPTTTAPPTSSAPAVPATTSPASGDLAETGSSNATPVIAGIAAAAVVVGAGALVITRKRRSSSHR; encoded by the coding sequence GTGACGGGCGCCGCCATGATCGCCGCGGTGGCAATCGGGGGAGTGGTGTTCGCGTCGCCCGCGTCCGCGCACACCAGCGACTGGTCGGTGACGTGCGATTCGGTGTCCGTGCATCTGAAGGACTACAACAAGCGGGTCACGAACTCCGTGACGCTGAAGATCGTCGGCGGCGAGGGCGCGCTGGCCGACAACCCCGACTTCGGCAGCACGTTCACCTACACCGGCGCGTTGCCGCCGCACGACGCGCCGCTCCAGGTGCGCCTGGTGGTGACCGCGGGGGACGGCTCTCGCTACAACGTCGACCAGGTCAAGACCTCGCAGCCGTGCGAGAAGCCGCCGACCACGCCGCCTCCCACGACCACGCCGCCGACCACGGCGCCGCCCACCACGGCCCCGCCGACGACCGCGCCTCCCATCACCGTGCCGCCCACCACGACCGCGCCGCCGACGACGCCGACCACGACCGCGCCGCCCACCAGCAGCGCCCCCGCGGTCCCGGCCACGACCTCGCCCGCGTCCGGCGACCTCGCGGAGACCGGCAGCTCCAACGCCACGCCGGTGATCGCGGGAATCGCCGCGGCCGCGGTGGTCGTGGGCGCCGGCGCATTGGTGATCACGCGCAAGAGGCGTTCCTCGTCGCACCGCTGA
- a CDS encoding hemerythrin domain-containing protein, whose amino-acid sequence MVLIHRVIRREFGQLPRLLRSAAGDRARSKVIGAHAREMVSFLHTHHCGEDELLFPLLRERAALDPELMDRMDAQHEQVDNAVTGIGAELPGWTASADAAAGERMAALIEAMMPTLIDHLAEEEQKLLPIVSVTVTQREWDALGKHGMSAIPLTRRLVMLGHITEEADDVERQTFLKVVPAPARLAYKLIGHRQFTRETATIRR is encoded by the coding sequence ATGGTCCTGATCCACCGCGTCATCCGGCGCGAGTTCGGTCAGCTGCCCCGACTGCTGCGCTCCGCGGCCGGTGACCGCGCGCGGTCCAAGGTCATCGGCGCGCACGCCCGGGAGATGGTGAGCTTCCTGCACACGCACCACTGCGGCGAGGACGAGCTGCTCTTCCCCCTGCTCCGCGAACGGGCCGCGCTCGACCCCGAGTTGATGGACCGGATGGACGCCCAGCACGAGCAGGTCGACAATGCCGTCACGGGCATCGGCGCGGAGCTGCCCGGATGGACGGCGAGCGCGGACGCCGCCGCCGGCGAGCGGATGGCGGCCCTCATCGAGGCCATGATGCCGACGCTGATCGATCACCTGGCCGAGGAGGAGCAGAAACTGCTTCCGATCGTCTCCGTCACGGTGACGCAGCGCGAATGGGACGCGCTCGGCAAGCACGGGATGAGCGCGATTCCGCTCACGCGGCGGCTGGTCATGCTCGGCCACATCACCGAGGAGGCCGATGACGTGGAAAGGCAGACGTTTCTGAAAGTCGTGCCGGCGCCGGCACGCTTGGCCTACAAACTGATCGGCCACCGCCAGTTCACCCGCGAAACCGCCACGATCCGCCGCTGA
- a CDS encoding carbohydrate-binding protein has product MTGPVRRSLPIARRARGWARPRAVLTGLATVAASAGLALTGAGAAHAATPLPAHVFAPYFEAYNGDSLSGLASASGNKYLTMAFIQTASAGSCTAYWNGDSGMPIAQANFGSDIDALQAGGGDVIPSFGGYAADNSGTDIADSCTDVNSIAAAYEKVITTYDVSRIDLDVEDNSLTKSAALDRRNKAVKQVQDWAAANGRTVQFSYTFPTTTHGLVDGTLGDGSTLPILRNAISNGVKLDVVNLMTFDYYDGATHNMATDTETAAQGLHDQLAQLYPSKTDAQLWGMVGVTEMPGIDDYGAAETFTTANATTVYNWAVGKGINTLSFWALQRDNGNCPGQGGSDSCSGTTQSTWQFSHTFEPFTSAGTTTPPANDFSVSLSPASATVAAGGSTTSTVHTAVTSGSAQSVALTVSGAPAGVTASVSPGSVTAGGSATLSVATTSAAVSGTYALTVKGAAGSAAHTATFTLTVTGGSSACTAQPWQSSAVYVGGDTVSYGGHTWKAKWWTTGETPGTTGQWGVWQDLGPC; this is encoded by the coding sequence ATGACCGGACCCGTTCGCAGATCCCTCCCCATAGCCCGCCGCGCGCGGGGCTGGGCCCGCCCGCGCGCCGTGCTCACCGGACTGGCCACCGTCGCGGCCTCCGCCGGACTGGCACTGACCGGAGCCGGCGCCGCGCACGCCGCCACCCCGCTGCCCGCCCATGTGTTCGCCCCGTACTTCGAGGCGTACAACGGCGACAGCCTGTCCGGGCTCGCCTCCGCCTCGGGCAACAAGTACCTCACCATGGCCTTCATCCAGACCGCCTCGGCCGGGTCCTGCACCGCCTACTGGAACGGCGACAGCGGCATGCCGATCGCGCAGGCGAACTTCGGCTCCGACATCGACGCCCTCCAGGCCGGCGGCGGCGATGTCATCCCGTCCTTCGGCGGCTACGCGGCCGACAACAGCGGCACCGACATCGCCGACAGCTGCACGGACGTGAACTCCATCGCCGCCGCCTACGAGAAGGTCATCACCACCTACGACGTCAGCCGCATCGACCTGGACGTCGAGGACAACTCGCTGACCAAGTCCGCCGCGCTGGACCGCCGGAACAAGGCCGTCAAGCAGGTCCAGGACTGGGCGGCGGCCAACGGCCGCACCGTGCAGTTCTCGTACACCTTCCCGACCACCACCCACGGCCTGGTGGACGGCACCCTCGGCGACGGCTCGACGCTGCCCATCCTGCGCAACGCCATCTCCAACGGCGTGAAGCTCGACGTCGTGAACCTGATGACGTTCGACTACTACGACGGCGCCACGCACAACATGGCCACCGACACCGAGACCGCCGCGCAGGGCCTGCACGACCAACTGGCGCAGCTCTACCCGTCGAAGACCGACGCGCAGCTGTGGGGCATGGTCGGCGTCACCGAGATGCCCGGCATCGACGACTACGGCGCGGCCGAGACCTTCACCACCGCCAACGCCACCACCGTCTACAACTGGGCGGTCGGCAAGGGCATCAACACCCTGTCCTTCTGGGCGCTGCAGCGCGACAACGGCAACTGCCCCGGCCAGGGCGGCTCCGACTCCTGCTCCGGCACCACCCAGAGCACCTGGCAGTTCAGCCACACCTTCGAGCCGTTCACCAGCGCGGGCACCACCACCCCGCCGGCCAACGACTTCTCGGTGTCGCTCTCCCCGGCCTCGGCCACCGTCGCCGCGGGCGGCTCCACCACCTCCACCGTGCACACCGCGGTGACCAGCGGCTCGGCGCAGTCGGTGGCCCTGACCGTCAGCGGCGCGCCGGCCGGCGTGACCGCCTCGGTCAGCCCCGGCTCGGTCACCGCGGGCGGCAGCGCCACCCTGTCCGTGGCCACCACCTCCGCCGCGGTCTCCGGCACCTACGCGCTGACCGTGAAGGGCGCCGCCGGCTCGGCCGCCCACACGGCGACCTTCACCCTCACCGTCACCGGCGGCTCCTCGGCCTGCACCGCGCAGCCCTGGCAGTCCTCCGCGGTCTACGTGGGCGGCGACACCGTCTCCTACGGCGGCCACACCTGGAAGGCCAAGTGGTGGACCACCGGGGAGACCCCCGGCACCACCGGCCAGTGGGGCGTCTGGCAGGACCTCGGTCCCTGCTGA
- a CDS encoding S53 family peptidase has protein sequence MHRLRPRPRAVAAAAGVTALTAAALIAAPSAGPALAAPARSAPAAQAAPAVKAVPAVTGHRLVHGVSSPLSSAQCQAKWGINCYTPLQYRQAYDLKPLYRAGVTGKGRTIVIVDSFGSPTIQHDLDVYSAQFGIPSSKVQVVKWGDVPPFDPTDPDHTGWAGESTLDVEMAHAVAPDAHIVLVETGVAETEGVTGLPEMMDAEKALIDRGVGDVITQSFGATENTFPGFDQGDFSSIQKLRYAFKDAQKHGVTVLASSGDGGATDATEDGSGNYPYPVNSWPSADPLVTSIGGTQLHLDDAGDRTAPDSVYNDYGAGGGGQSHVFTRPSYQNGVRNVVGDRRGTPDISMSAAVDGGAWVYSSYDPTAVGWDVYGGTSEASPLFSGIVALADQFGGHRVGDIHQALYALAKGGAKFGGVVDVADGTNNSYDGVTGYTAVKGYDMATGVGTPDAARFVPALALTSWGR, from the coding sequence ATGCACAGACTTCGTCCGCGGCCGCGCGCCGTGGCCGCCGCGGCCGGCGTCACCGCCCTCACCGCCGCCGCTCTGATCGCAGCTCCGTCGGCGGGGCCGGCGCTCGCCGCGCCCGCCCGGTCGGCGCCCGCGGCCCAGGCCGCGCCGGCCGTCAAAGCGGTGCCCGCGGTCACCGGCCACCGGCTCGTGCACGGCGTCAGCAGCCCGCTGAGCAGCGCCCAGTGCCAGGCCAAGTGGGGCATCAACTGCTACACGCCGCTGCAGTACCGGCAGGCGTACGACCTGAAGCCGCTGTACCGCGCCGGGGTGACCGGCAAGGGCCGCACCATCGTGATCGTGGACTCGTTCGGCTCGCCGACGATCCAGCACGACCTCGACGTCTACAGCGCCCAGTTCGGCATCCCCAGCAGCAAGGTGCAGGTCGTCAAGTGGGGCGACGTGCCGCCGTTCGACCCGACTGACCCCGACCACACCGGGTGGGCCGGGGAGTCCACGCTCGACGTCGAGATGGCGCACGCCGTCGCGCCGGACGCGCACATCGTGCTGGTGGAGACCGGCGTCGCCGAGACCGAGGGCGTCACCGGCCTGCCGGAGATGATGGACGCGGAGAAGGCACTGATCGACCGCGGCGTCGGCGACGTCATCACCCAGAGCTTCGGCGCCACCGAGAACACCTTCCCCGGCTTCGACCAGGGCGACTTCTCCAGCATCCAGAAGCTCAGGTACGCGTTCAAGGACGCGCAGAAGCACGGCGTGACGGTGCTGGCGTCCTCCGGGGACGGCGGGGCCACCGACGCCACCGAGGACGGCAGCGGCAACTACCCGTACCCGGTGAACTCCTGGCCGTCCGCCGACCCGCTGGTCACCTCGATCGGCGGCACCCAACTGCACCTGGACGACGCGGGCGACCGCACCGCCCCGGACAGCGTCTACAACGACTACGGCGCGGGCGGCGGCGGCCAGTCGCACGTCTTCACCCGGCCCTCGTACCAGAACGGCGTCAGGAACGTGGTCGGCGACCGGCGCGGCACCCCGGACATCTCGATGTCCGCGGCCGTGGACGGCGGCGCGTGGGTGTACTCCAGCTACGACCCGACCGCGGTCGGCTGGGACGTCTACGGCGGCACCAGCGAGGCCAGCCCGCTGTTCTCCGGGATCGTCGCGCTGGCCGACCAGTTCGGCGGCCACCGGGTCGGCGACATCCACCAGGCCCTCTACGCCCTGGCCAAGGGCGGCGCGAAGTTCGGCGGCGTGGTCGACGTCGCCGACGGCACGAACAACTCCTACGACGGCGTCACCGGCTACACCGCCGTCAAGGGCTACGACATGGCGACCGGTGTGGGCACGCCGGACGCCGCGCGCTTCGTGCCCGCGCTGGCCCTGACCAGTTGGGGGCGCTGA
- a CDS encoding NAD(P)H-binding protein, producing MILITGATGTIGSEVVKALLPAQADHLRVLTRNPDAVFPEGTEKVVADLGDDDLAPVLDGVRTVFSLTEGLNIAAHGRRLIDAAQQAGVERIVKLSVRNVAHGATDPITSLHRADEDAIGGSGIDWTFLRPTGFMSNALNWVRMITGDQVVHAPFAAGRGAFVDPADIAAVAAACLTQGGHHHRIYELTGPDPLSPADQVAILGKVLGRDLQYAEADPTGWVAQMVSYGMPEEHANAVKEQFRSTLEPWSAEPTDDVTAVTNRPARSFTDWAEAHRNELLAPASW from the coding sequence ATGATTTTGATCACCGGAGCCACCGGCACCATCGGTTCGGAAGTCGTCAAAGCGCTTCTCCCCGCCCAGGCGGATCACCTTCGGGTCCTCACCCGCAATCCCGACGCGGTTTTCCCCGAAGGCACCGAGAAGGTCGTGGCCGATCTCGGCGACGACGATCTGGCACCCGTGCTGGACGGCGTACGCACCGTGTTCTCGCTGACCGAGGGGCTCAACATAGCCGCGCACGGCCGGCGGCTCATCGACGCGGCGCAGCAAGCGGGCGTCGAGCGGATCGTCAAGCTGTCCGTACGCAACGTCGCACACGGCGCCACCGACCCGATCACCAGTCTGCACCGGGCCGACGAGGACGCCATTGGCGGCAGCGGCATCGACTGGACGTTCCTGCGGCCCACTGGCTTCATGTCCAACGCGCTCAACTGGGTAAGAATGATCACGGGCGACCAGGTCGTGCACGCCCCGTTCGCCGCGGGCCGGGGCGCCTTCGTCGACCCCGCGGACATCGCCGCGGTCGCCGCGGCCTGCCTCACCCAGGGCGGCCACCACCACCGGATCTACGAGCTCACGGGGCCCGATCCGCTCAGCCCCGCCGACCAGGTCGCCATCCTCGGCAAGGTGCTGGGCCGCGACCTGCAGTACGCCGAGGCCGATCCGACCGGCTGGGTCGCGCAGATGGTGTCCTACGGCATGCCCGAAGAGCACGCGAACGCCGTCAAGGAGCAATTCCGCTCCACCCTGGAACCGTGGAGCGCCGAGCCGACGGACGACGTCACCGCCGTCACGAACCGCCCGGCGCGCAGCTTCACCGACTGGGCCGAGGCCCACCGCAACGAGCTGCTCGCCCCCGCCAGTTGGTGA
- a CDS encoding NAD(P)-dependent oxidoreductase, whose product MKFLVLGATGRTGVHFVKKALDQGHHVTALVRRADAKVDPRAQVVSGATTDAAVIAAAAEGHDAVISTLGNSSEAPTLITDTVRAVIASAKISGVDRFLIVSAFGVGDSLPKTSFLVHAIVSSMLQKKYEDKVAAEALLKASDLKWTVEYPGPLSNRSNTRYSAIVLEDLEKLSLFPSTARENVADFLLRSAVEGTHIRQIVVVADAK is encoded by the coding sequence ATGAAGTTTCTCGTCCTCGGAGCAACCGGTCGTACCGGCGTCCACTTCGTCAAAAAGGCACTCGACCAGGGACACCACGTCACCGCTCTCGTTCGGAGGGCCGACGCCAAGGTTGACCCGCGCGCCCAGGTCGTCAGCGGAGCCACCACTGACGCCGCCGTGATCGCGGCGGCGGCCGAGGGCCACGACGCTGTCATCAGCACGCTCGGAAACTCCAGCGAAGCCCCGACGCTGATCACCGACACCGTCCGCGCGGTCATCGCCTCGGCGAAAATCTCCGGCGTCGACCGATTCCTCATCGTGTCCGCCTTCGGAGTCGGCGACTCCCTTCCCAAAACCTCATTCCTCGTACACGCCATTGTGAGCAGCATGCTCCAAAAGAAATACGAGGACAAGGTCGCGGCGGAAGCGCTCCTGAAGGCCAGTGACCTGAAATGGACCGTCGAATACCCCGGTCCGTTGAGCAACCGAAGCAACACCCGCTACTCGGCGATCGTGCTGGAGGATCTCGAGAAGCTGTCGCTCTTCCCCTCGACCGCTCGCGAGAACGTCGCCGACTTCCTCCTCCGCTCCGCCGTCGAAGGCACCCACATCCGTCAGATCGTCGTCGTCGCCGACGCCAAGTAG
- a CDS encoding alpha/beta fold hydrolase, translating into MLTGAGGVRLDTSYFTAGGAGRRPAVLLAHGFGGSKDDVRGQAESLARHGYAVLTWSARGFGRSGGSIALNAPDAEVADVSRLVDWLAARPEVRLDAPGDPRVGITGVSYGGAVSLLAAGHDRRIDAIAPRETYWNLSDALFPDGVYKKLWAGVFFSSGSLPSSAEPPAGAPADTARPASPQPTPPPSAPSAPSAPTGAAGAQGPVAAPLCGRFTPDICALYQRVAQSGRPDAAAVAKLTALSPSALAGRIKVPALIVQGQSDSLFTLAQSDAMARSIRAAGAPVSVDWISGGHDGGDTEDARIDRRVSAWFDHYLKGDSAAHTGPAFRVTRTGGLDSTDGTAVLRGASGGGYPGLDGSRRRQIALAGPAQPVANPPGGAPPAISSVPGLGTLSGLSSLSALSSAGAGLSVDFPGQFARFTSAKLSQAVTVTGAPSVTVKVATGAPDAVLFAKLYDVGPDGKQTLPASLATPLRIAGSPQGTAVRVRLPAVDHRFAAGHRLALVLASTDMGYASPAAPAAYTVSLASPDLMLPTDPQLAADAAPLPGWVWVLPPVALAVAAALLLTGRRRVRPRPADPALAEVPLTITGLSKRYAGASGRYAVRELSFRVEAGQVLGLLGPNGAGKTTTLRMLMGLIRPDEGEIRVFGETVRPGAPVLSRVGAFVEGAGFLPHLTGRANLDLYWQATGRPGTDAHLAEALEIAGLGDALERAVRTYSQGMRQRLAIAQAMLGLPDLLILDEPTNGLDPPQIREMREVMIRYAGTGRTVIVSSHLLSEVEQTCSHLVVMDRGRLVTAGPVAEIVGSADTVLIGVEGELPQTLVDEVAALPGVATAVREEDGLLAVLDGMTAPQLVAELVRRGVAVTQVGPHRRLEDAFLTLIGGPA; encoded by the coding sequence ATGCTGACCGGCGCGGGCGGAGTCCGCCTGGACACCTCGTACTTCACCGCGGGCGGCGCCGGGCGCAGACCAGCGGTGCTGCTCGCGCACGGCTTCGGCGGCAGCAAGGACGACGTGCGCGGCCAGGCGGAGTCGCTGGCCCGGCACGGCTACGCGGTGCTGACCTGGTCCGCCCGCGGCTTCGGCCGCTCCGGCGGCTCGATCGCGCTGAACGCGCCGGACGCCGAGGTCGCCGACGTCAGCCGGCTCGTCGACTGGCTGGCCGCCCGGCCCGAGGTGCGGCTGGACGCGCCGGGCGACCCGCGGGTCGGCATCACCGGCGTCTCGTACGGCGGCGCGGTCTCGCTGCTGGCCGCCGGGCACGACCGCAGGATCGACGCGATCGCGCCGCGCGAGACGTACTGGAACCTCAGCGACGCGCTCTTCCCGGACGGCGTCTACAAGAAGCTGTGGGCCGGCGTCTTCTTCTCCTCCGGCTCCCTGCCGTCGTCCGCGGAACCCCCGGCCGGCGCCCCGGCGGACACCGCGCGCCCCGCGTCCCCGCAGCCGACACCCCCACCGTCCGCGCCGTCCGCGCCGTCCGCGCCGACCGGCGCCGCCGGCGCCCAGGGGCCCGTCGCCGCACCGCTGTGCGGCCGCTTCACCCCGGACATCTGCGCGCTGTACCAGCGCGTCGCGCAGTCCGGGCGGCCGGACGCCGCGGCCGTCGCGAAGCTCACCGCGCTGAGCCCGTCCGCGCTCGCCGGCCGGATCAAGGTCCCCGCGCTGATCGTGCAGGGCCAGAGCGACTCGCTGTTCACCCTCGCCCAGTCCGACGCGATGGCCCGGTCGATCCGGGCGGCCGGCGCGCCGGTGTCCGTCGACTGGATCTCCGGCGGCCACGACGGCGGCGACACCGAGGACGCCAGGATCGACCGCAGGGTGAGCGCCTGGTTCGACCACTACCTCAAGGGCGACTCCGCCGCGCACACCGGCCCCGCCTTCCGCGTCACCCGCACCGGCGGCCTGGACTCCACCGACGGCACCGCGGTGCTGCGCGGCGCGAGCGGCGGCGGCTACCCCGGGCTCGACGGCTCCCGGCGCCGGCAGATCGCGCTGGCCGGCCCGGCGCAGCCGGTCGCCAACCCGCCCGGCGGCGCGCCGCCCGCGATCTCCTCGGTGCCGGGCCTCGGCACGCTGAGCGGACTGTCCTCGCTGTCCGCGTTGTCGTCGGCGGGCGCCGGCCTGTCGGTGGACTTCCCCGGGCAGTTCGCGCGGTTCACCTCCGCGAAGCTCTCCCAGGCGGTCACCGTGACCGGCGCGCCCTCGGTCACCGTGAAGGTCGCCACCGGCGCACCGGACGCGGTGCTCTTCGCCAAGCTCTACGACGTCGGGCCGGACGGCAAGCAGACGCTGCCCGCCTCGCTCGCCACCCCGCTGCGGATCGCCGGCTCGCCGCAGGGGACGGCCGTACGGGTGCGCCTGCCCGCGGTCGACCACCGGTTCGCCGCCGGGCACCGGCTCGCGCTGGTGCTGGCGAGCACCGACATGGGCTACGCGTCGCCGGCCGCGCCCGCCGCCTACACCGTCTCGCTGGCCTCGCCGGATCTCATGCTGCCCACCGACCCGCAGTTGGCGGCCGACGCCGCGCCGCTGCCGGGATGGGTGTGGGTGCTGCCGCCGGTGGCGCTCGCGGTCGCCGCGGCCCTGCTGCTCACCGGCCGCCGCCGGGTCCGGCCCCGGCCCGCGGACCCCGCGCTGGCCGAGGTGCCGCTGACCATCACCGGGCTGAGCAAGCGGTACGCGGGCGCGTCGGGCCGCTACGCGGTGCGCGAGCTGTCCTTCCGCGTCGAGGCGGGGCAGGTGCTCGGCCTGCTCGGGCCGAACGGCGCGGGCAAGACCACCACGCTGCGCATGCTGATGGGCCTGATCCGCCCGGACGAGGGGGAGATCAGGGTCTTCGGCGAGACGGTGCGGCCGGGCGCGCCGGTGCTCTCGCGGGTCGGCGCGTTCGTGGAGGGCGCCGGCTTCCTGCCGCACCTGACCGGCCGCGCCAACCTCGACCTGTACTGGCAGGCCACCGGGCGACCGGGGACGGACGCCCACCTGGCCGAGGCGCTGGAGATCGCCGGGCTCGGCGACGCGCTGGAGCGCGCGGTGCGCACGTACTCGCAGGGCATGCGGCAGCGCCTGGCCATCGCCCAGGCCATGCTGGGCCTGCCCGACCTGCTGATCCTCGACGAGCCGACCAACGGCCTGGACCCGCCGCAGATCCGCGAGATGCGCGAGGTGATGATCCGTTACGCCGGGACCGGCCGCACGGTCATCGTCTCCAGCCATCTGCTGTCCGAGGTCGAGCAGACCTGCTCGCACCTGGTGGTGATGGACCGCGGCCGGCTGGTGACCGCGGGACCGGTCGCCGAGATCGTCGGGTCCGCGGACACCGTCCTGATCGGCGTCGAGGGCGAGCTGCCGCAGACCCTGGTGGACGAGGTGGCCGCGCTGCCCGGCGTGGCGACCGCGGTCCGCGAGGAGGACGGCCTGCTCGCCGTGCTCGACGGCATGACCGCCCCGCAACTGGTGGCCGAACTCGTCCGGCGGGGGGTGGCGGTGACCCAGGTGGGCCCGCACCGCCGGCTGGAGGACGCCTTCCTGACCCTGATCGGAGGCCCGGCATGA
- a CDS encoding MarR family winged helix-turn-helix transcriptional regulator: MDDEQRMNLGVLLFIPYRYSEDRMFRALQDAGFDDWTLAQCRVFQRIAPDGSRLTDLADQAQVTKQSAGVLVDQLERLGYVRRVPDPSDGRARLIVIEERGRRAVEVASATLDDILAEWKAYLGTRNFALLHQILDQLREITDPYAR; this comes from the coding sequence ATGGACGACGAGCAGCGGATGAACCTTGGGGTGCTGTTGTTCATCCCCTATCGGTACTCCGAGGACCGGATGTTCCGGGCTCTCCAGGACGCCGGGTTCGACGACTGGACGCTCGCCCAGTGCCGGGTCTTCCAGCGGATCGCCCCGGACGGTTCACGCCTCACGGACCTTGCGGACCAGGCACAGGTGACCAAGCAGAGCGCCGGCGTACTGGTCGACCAGTTGGAACGCCTGGGTTACGTCCGCCGGGTGCCGGACCCCAGTGACGGCCGCGCCCGGCTGATCGTGATCGAGGAACGCGGTCGGCGGGCCGTCGAGGTGGCCTCAGCAACACTCGACGACATCCTCGCCGAGTGGAAGGCGTATCTGGGCACCCGCAATTTCGCCCTGCTGCACCAGATCCTGGACCAGCTCCGCGAGATCACCGACCCGTACGCCCGCTAG
- a CDS encoding ABC transporter permease produces the protein MSAAPAPAPVPAPTPGEGSTPGGAPGRTPAAGPPPDGPAPGGGPALAPRDPRGSGGTAPGYRPGRTLRLRVEARRQVRRRRTLIVFALLVALPFILIAAFAIGGTPDGGGRRGPTLIDTATASGANFAATCLFVSAGFVLVVPVALFCGDTVASEAGWSSLRYLLAAPVPRVRLLAVKLTVALGFSAAAIVLLPAVALAAGTVAYGWGDLELPAGGALPAGSALPRVAVVVAYIFVGQLVTAALAFWLSTVTDAPLGAVGGAVGLTIVGNVLDAVTALGSWRDVLPAHWQFAWADAIQPTMEWTGMLQGLSVSVSYALVLGALAFRGFRTKDIVS, from the coding sequence ATGAGCGCCGCGCCCGCACCCGCGCCCGTCCCCGCGCCGACGCCCGGTGAGGGGAGCACGCCCGGCGGCGCGCCCGGCCGCACCCCCGCCGCCGGACCGCCCCCGGACGGTCCGGCTCCCGGCGGCGGCCCGGCCCTCGCGCCGCGCGATCCGCGCGGCAGCGGCGGCACCGCGCCCGGCTACCGGCCCGGCCGCACGCTGCGGCTGCGGGTCGAGGCGCGCCGCCAGGTGCGCAGACGGCGCACGCTGATCGTCTTCGCGCTGCTGGTCGCGCTGCCGTTCATCCTGATCGCCGCGTTCGCGATCGGCGGCACCCCGGACGGCGGCGGCCGCAGAGGCCCGACGCTGATCGACACCGCCACCGCCTCCGGCGCGAACTTCGCCGCGACCTGCCTGTTCGTCTCGGCCGGCTTCGTGCTGGTGGTGCCGGTGGCGCTGTTCTGCGGCGACACGGTGGCCTCGGAGGCGGGCTGGTCCAGCCTGCGCTACCTGCTGGCCGCGCCGGTGCCGCGGGTGCGGCTGCTGGCGGTCAAGCTGACCGTGGCGCTGGGCTTCAGCGCCGCCGCCATCGTGCTGCTGCCGGCGGTCGCGCTGGCGGCCGGCACGGTCGCGTACGGCTGGGGCGATCTGGAGCTGCCGGCCGGCGGGGCGCTGCCGGCCGGGAGCGCGCTGCCGCGGGTCGCGGTCGTGGTGGCGTACATCTTCGTCGGCCAACTGGTCACCGCGGCGCTGGCGTTCTGGCTCTCCACGGTCACCGACGCGCCGCTGGGCGCGGTCGGCGGCGCGGTGGGGCTGACCATCGTCGGCAATGTGCTGGACGCGGTGACCGCGCTCGGCTCGTGGCGGGACGTGCTGCCCGCGCACTGGCAGTTCGCCTGGGCGGACGCGATCCAGCCGACCATGGAGTGGACCGGCATGCTCCAGGGCCTGTCGGTCTCCGTCTCGTACGCGCTGGTGCTCGGCGCGCTCGCCTTCCGGGGCTTTCGCACCAAGGACATCGTGTCCTGA
- a CDS encoding SAM-dependent methyltransferase yields MNDHVEQSDPAAMLEGHLWALAAMVATLRETGTGSLEEALAADPARTAVLVAAGVVRRDGEKLVPAPVLQLGPAASNMASARLSSMRQAVAAAGGEAVTGWDAQSDDVLIDQGRASAGTGHALATRLVPSLPGLADRLATAGSRVLDIGTGTGALALALAQDLPQVHVTGIDSLERAIRLAHRELDKARPGAADRVEVRHQDAVDLRERDLYDLIWLPAPFLSDDVLQACLPHVAAALTDGGWLVTGTNPAPHDPLLAAVADWTAARNGGSALTAPA; encoded by the coding sequence ATGAACGACCACGTCGAGCAGAGTGATCCGGCGGCCATGCTGGAAGGTCATCTGTGGGCGCTGGCCGCGATGGTCGCGACCTTGCGGGAGACCGGGACGGGCTCGTTGGAGGAGGCTCTGGCGGCGGACCCGGCGCGTACCGCGGTGCTGGTGGCGGCCGGAGTGGTGCGACGGGACGGGGAAAAGCTGGTCCCCGCTCCCGTGCTGCAACTCGGTCCCGCGGCTTCCAACATGGCGTCGGCTCGGCTCAGTTCGATGCGGCAGGCGGTCGCCGCAGCCGGCGGCGAGGCCGTGACGGGGTGGGACGCGCAGAGCGACGACGTACTGATCGATCAGGGACGCGCCTCCGCGGGCACCGGGCACGCGCTCGCCACCCGTCTCGTGCCCTCGCTGCCGGGACTCGCCGACCGGCTCGCCACCGCGGGCAGCCGCGTCCTGGACATCGGCACCGGGACCGGGGCACTCGCCCTCGCGCTGGCCCAGGACCTGCCGCAGGTCCACGTGACCGGGATCGACAGCCTGGAGCGGGCGATCCGGCTGGCCCACCGGGAGCTGGACAAGGCAAGGCCCGGTGCCGCCGACCGAGTCGAGGTGCGGCATCAGGACGCCGTCGATCTGCGCGAACGGGATCTCTACGATCTGATCTGGCTGCCCGCGCCGTTCCTCTCCGACGACGTGCTGCAGGCCTGTCTCCCCCATGTGGCGGCTGCCCTCACCGACGGCGGATGGCTGGTGACGGGCACCAACCCCGCACCCCACGACCCCCTGCTCGCCGCCGTCGCCGACTGGACCGCCGCCCGCAACGGCGGCAGCGCCCTGACCGCCCCCGCATGA